Proteins encoded in a region of the Haloarcula sp. CBA1129 genome:
- a CDS encoding DUF2238 domain-containing protein, translated as MGTLQSLIRPHRLDALGAWAVTGILMGGAGRFAASGEFDWAVLTALLVAVAVTAPFVTRDLETTVPAELLGLVAVPVLVRAFGGFPQVTPFLVVAGVALLLAVVLDAHTSLTMTPRFATVFVVIVTMAVAGVWAVSIYATDTLLGTAFLDGQTELMWDLVTATVAGIVAGVVFELYFERSARIARLRVSDPDSPAVDQSGASLPGDGEHHRLAVRALQAVLSGISLFALVQGNVTLFVNSGGPLAITFLPALFRREYGYAMDTGLVLWITVASTLHGAGAFELYEAFGWYDSLAHAVSASLIAGVGYAIARAVERHSGAVDFNREFRATFVVLFVLAVGVGWEILEFASGGIASVVGGEAVLAQYGTGDIVNDLVFNTVGALIVAGWSTVHFEGIAARLTGRVGRLASGD; from the coding sequence ATGGGCACGCTACAGTCTCTTATTCGCCCCCACCGACTCGACGCGCTCGGCGCGTGGGCGGTAACGGGAATTCTCATGGGTGGCGCCGGACGCTTCGCGGCCAGTGGCGAATTTGATTGGGCAGTACTCACGGCACTTCTCGTCGCTGTCGCGGTCACGGCTCCGTTCGTCACACGGGACCTCGAAACGACGGTGCCCGCGGAGTTGCTCGGACTGGTCGCGGTGCCGGTACTCGTCCGGGCGTTCGGCGGCTTCCCGCAGGTCACGCCGTTCCTCGTGGTCGCTGGGGTCGCGCTGTTGCTGGCCGTCGTTCTCGATGCGCATACCTCGCTGACGATGACGCCGCGGTTCGCAACGGTGTTCGTCGTCATCGTGACGATGGCCGTCGCCGGCGTCTGGGCGGTCAGTATCTATGCGACAGACACACTGCTGGGAACCGCGTTTCTCGACGGCCAGACCGAGCTGATGTGGGACCTCGTCACTGCGACGGTCGCCGGTATCGTCGCTGGCGTCGTGTTCGAACTGTACTTCGAGCGGTCAGCACGCATTGCTCGACTGCGGGTCTCGGACCCGGATTCCCCAGCAGTTGACCAATCCGGGGCGTCCCTCCCCGGAGACGGGGAGCACCACCGCCTCGCGGTCCGGGCGCTACAGGCTGTTCTCAGTGGGATATCCCTGTTCGCACTCGTGCAGGGCAACGTGACGCTGTTCGTCAACAGCGGCGGCCCGCTGGCGATAACGTTCCTCCCAGCACTGTTCCGCCGGGAGTACGGCTACGCGATGGATACCGGTCTCGTGCTGTGGATCACAGTGGCGTCGACGCTGCACGGGGCCGGCGCGTTCGAGCTGTACGAAGCGTTTGGCTGGTACGACAGTCTGGCCCACGCCGTTTCGGCATCGCTCATAGCTGGGGTGGGATACGCGATTGCCCGAGCAGTCGAACGCCACTCCGGGGCGGTTGATTTCAACAGGGAGTTCCGTGCGACCTTCGTCGTCCTGTTCGTCCTCGCGGTGGGTGTCGGCTGGGAGATCCTAGAATTTGCCAGCGGCGGCATCGCGTCGGTCGTCGGCGGTGAGGCGGTCCTCGCCCAGTACGGAACGGGCGACATCGTGAACGACCTCGTGTTCAATACGGTCGGCGCACTCATCGTCGCGGGCTGGAGTACCGTCCACTTCGAGGGTATCGCAGCCCGACTCACCGGGCGGGTGGGGCGGCTCGCGAGCGGTGACTGA
- a CDS encoding sulfurtransferase produces MTDFVSAEWVSTRGDGLRVVDVRDAWEYDGLGHLPGAVNVPFDSFRADEHGAESDAGHGMLPDEDAWAKLLSAAGIMPESEIVAYDDHHGVFAARFLVTAELFGHDPDRLHLLDGDFSSWQLKRETTSESPAVEPTDYEVTRPDSTPLVGPDAVADAADDPDAVLVDTREDEEYDAGHIPGAVLLDWRDLVDDETRGLLPRDEALSVLENAGIVPEKRVVLYCNTARRISHTYVVLRHLGFEQVDFYEGSLTEWEAQGRPLETN; encoded by the coding sequence ATGACTGATTTCGTCTCTGCGGAGTGGGTGTCAACCCGGGGTGACGGCCTCCGGGTAGTCGATGTCCGGGACGCGTGGGAGTACGACGGCCTCGGACACCTCCCGGGCGCGGTGAACGTGCCCTTCGATTCGTTCCGGGCAGACGAACACGGCGCGGAATCCGATGCCGGCCACGGGATGCTCCCAGACGAGGATGCGTGGGCGAAACTCCTCTCGGCGGCCGGCATCATGCCGGAGAGCGAGATCGTTGCGTACGACGACCATCACGGCGTCTTCGCTGCTCGCTTTCTGGTCACTGCGGAACTGTTCGGCCACGACCCTGACCGGCTCCACCTCCTCGACGGTGACTTCTCCAGTTGGCAACTCAAACGGGAGACGACGAGCGAGTCGCCGGCCGTCGAGCCGACCGACTACGAAGTGACGCGTCCCGACTCGACGCCGCTGGTCGGCCCGGACGCGGTCGCTGACGCCGCAGACGATCCTGACGCGGTGCTGGTCGACACACGCGAGGACGAGGAATACGACGCGGGTCACATCCCCGGTGCGGTCCTGCTGGACTGGCGGGACCTCGTCGACGACGAGACCCGGGGCCTGTTACCTCGTGACGAGGCACTATCGGTTCTCGAAAATGCGGGCATCGTCCCAGAGAAACGTGTTGTCCTCTACTGTAACACCGCCCGGCGTATCAGCCACACGTACGTCGTCCTGCGGCATCTCGGCTTCGAGCAGGTAGATTTCTACGAGGGGAGCCTCACCGAATGGGAGGCACAGGGACGGCCGCTGGAGACGAACTGA
- a CDS encoding sulfurtransferase — MTEYANDVLVSADWVSEHLDEFQSDDPAHRLVEVDVDTELYDESHAPGAVGFNWETDLQDQTTRDILDKDDFEDLLGAHGISEDSTVVLYGDNSNWFAAYTYWQFKYYGHDDVKLLDGGREYWVENDYELTDEVPEFSEVDYEAAGPRESIRAYREDVENAIERELPLVDVRSPEEFSGEILAPPGLQETAQRGGHVPGAQNISWAAVTNDDGTFKDYDELEELYAEYGIDGDSTTVAYCRIGERSSVAWFALHELLGYEDTINYDGSWTEWGNLVGAPIEKGEAE, encoded by the coding sequence ATGACTGAATACGCTAACGACGTGCTCGTCTCGGCCGACTGGGTCAGCGAGCATCTGGACGAGTTCCAGAGCGACGACCCCGCCCATCGACTGGTAGAGGTCGACGTCGACACGGAACTGTACGACGAGAGCCACGCGCCCGGCGCTGTCGGCTTCAACTGGGAGACGGATCTCCAAGACCAGACGACACGAGACATTCTCGACAAGGACGACTTCGAGGACCTGCTCGGTGCCCACGGCATCAGCGAGGACTCGACGGTCGTCCTCTACGGTGACAACTCCAACTGGTTCGCTGCCTACACATATTGGCAGTTCAAGTACTACGGCCACGACGACGTGAAGCTCCTCGACGGCGGCCGCGAGTACTGGGTCGAAAACGACTACGAACTCACCGACGAAGTGCCCGAGTTCTCGGAAGTCGACTACGAAGCCGCCGGTCCGCGCGAGTCCATCCGCGCCTACCGAGAGGACGTCGAGAACGCCATCGAGCGGGAACTGCCGCTTGTGGACGTTCGCTCGCCCGAGGAGTTCTCCGGCGAAATCCTCGCACCCCCTGGACTCCAAGAGACGGCCCAGCGTGGCGGCCACGTGCCCGGCGCACAGAACATCTCTTGGGCGGCCGTCACCAACGACGACGGCACCTTCAAGGACTACGACGAACTCGAAGAGCTCTACGCTGAGTACGGCATCGACGGCGACTCCACGACGGTCGCCTACTGCCGCATCGGCGAGCGCTCCTCGGTCGCCTGGTTCGCCCTGCACGAACTGCTGGGCTACGAGGACACCATCAACTACGACGGCTCCTGGACCGAATGGGGCAATCTGGTTGGTGCGCCTATCGAGAAGGGCGAAGCTGAGTAA
- a CDS encoding ribbon-helix-helix protein, CopG family yields MDEAFLDLESIEVELDEELLDAIDDKAFADHRDNRDAAIRDLLDEWLKQRATGAADEGE; encoded by the coding sequence ATGGACGAAGCGTTTCTGGACCTCGAATCGATTGAGGTCGAACTGGACGAGGAGTTGCTCGACGCGATTGACGACAAGGCGTTCGCCGACCACCGCGACAACCGGGACGCCGCAATCCGCGACCTGCTCGACGAGTGGCTGAAACAGCGTGCCACCGGAGCCGCGGACGAGGGCGAGTGA
- a CDS encoding UPF0175 family protein yields MENVTTRMSDEELGLVARLADVTGASRSDAIRQAIQRGAREELIRTALQRYQDGEVGMRGAADIAGLTIAEMMTEANERGVMTNYDEADLAGDVDSLR; encoded by the coding sequence ATGGAAAATGTCACCACTCGCATGAGTGACGAGGAACTCGGTCTGGTGGCCCGACTCGCCGACGTGACCGGGGCGAGCCGCAGTGATGCTATCCGACAGGCCATTCAGCGGGGGGCCAGAGAGGAACTGATTCGGACTGCACTCCAGCGGTATCAGGACGGCGAGGTCGGGATGCGTGGGGCTGCCGACATCGCTGGCCTCACCATCGCGGAGATGATGACTGAAGCGAACGAACGCGGCGTTATGACGAACTACGATGAGGCAGACCTGGCCGGCGACGTAGATTCGCTCCGATGA
- a CDS encoding geranylgeranyl reductase family protein: MHDVAVVGAGPAGSRYARQAASRGLDVVVFEQGEIGKPLACSGHVSTDIWEFTEDARDELFQNEISGARFHTGGPGSADHPFYKDEVISNVIDRVGLDKHLAGLARDAGADVREEHSVVGVTEDRDGVTVDVRGDDGVETHRAKMVAGCDGPKSRVRRELDLPEPDELLHGVLGFSDEVDHSDFVDVHLTVPRFFAWRIPRGEAGVEYGLAVPPGDDARGRFEEFVDGYGVETDRRCSGLIPIGPPKRVTGRRSFLIGDAAAQTKPFTGGGIRYSMTAADHAAREIDPEDPATLGDYERAWRDDLRQEIRLGHAVRAGYSAPEPIQKAGMKAFEGEIGVHMDRPTTLFSREQLAALFSRT; this comes from the coding sequence ATGCACGATGTTGCGGTGGTCGGCGCGGGTCCGGCTGGGTCCCGGTACGCGCGTCAGGCGGCGAGTCGGGGGCTTGACGTGGTGGTGTTCGAACAGGGGGAGATCGGCAAGCCGCTGGCCTGCTCGGGCCACGTGAGCACGGACATCTGGGAGTTCACCGAGGACGCTCGCGACGAACTGTTCCAGAACGAGATTTCCGGTGCGCGGTTCCACACGGGCGGCCCCGGGAGCGCAGACCATCCCTTCTACAAGGATGAAGTCATCTCGAACGTCATCGACCGCGTCGGGCTGGACAAGCACCTCGCCGGGCTGGCCCGCGACGCCGGTGCCGACGTTCGCGAGGAGCACTCCGTCGTTGGCGTCACCGAGGACAGGGACGGCGTCACCGTGGATGTCCGGGGCGACGACGGCGTCGAGACGCACCGCGCGAAGATGGTCGCCGGCTGTGACGGGCCGAAGAGCCGCGTCCGGCGGGAACTCGACCTGCCCGAACCCGACGAACTGCTCCACGGCGTACTCGGGTTCAGCGACGAGGTGGACCACAGCGATTTCGTCGACGTCCACCTCACCGTCCCGCGCTTTTTCGCTTGGCGCATCCCGCGGGGCGAGGCCGGCGTCGAGTACGGACTGGCGGTACCACCGGGGGACGACGCCCGCGGCCGCTTCGAAGAATTCGTCGACGGCTACGGGGTCGAAACCGACCGCCGCTGCTCGGGACTCATTCCCATTGGCCCACCGAAACGGGTCACCGGCCGGCGGTCCTTTCTCATCGGGGATGCCGCGGCCCAGACCAAGCCCTTCACCGGCGGCGGCATCCGCTACAGTATGACCGCGGCCGACCACGCGGCCCGTGAAATCGACCCGGAAGACCCGGCGACGCTGGGCGACTACGAGAGAGCGTGGCGCGACGACCTCCGGCAGGAGATACGCCTCGGCCACGCGGTTCGGGCCGGCTACTCCGCGCCGGAGCCGATACAGAAGGCCGGGATGAAAGCCTTCGAAGGCGAGATCGGCGTCCACATGGACCGGCCGACGACGCTGTTCTCCCGGGAGCAGTTGGCGGCGCTGTTCTCCCGGACCTGA
- a CDS encoding proline racemase family protein, producing the protein MQTDTLVETLDTHTAGEPTRIVTSGFDRSTIRGGSVAAQRDRFADALDWLRELLLCEPRGHDDMFGAVPVEPAADHADLGLFFMDSRGYLDMCGHGTIGAVTALIETGQLSPAETIVVETPAGLVETRPTVSDGRVEDVTVRNVESFVCDGVSVSLDHLGAVASLDAADPTDDSLSVPVDIVSAGNVFAMVEADAVGLSVETASVDAFVEYGRAIRRAVNERGDVVDPVTGEARQVSIVEFYEHGAEADRNVVVFGDGQVDRSPCGTGTCAKMMLLHHEGDLDVDEPYRYESVIGTRFTGRLVDIERRNGIDVGTPEVTGSAYITGRHTFMRDERDDLGGFSLRS; encoded by the coding sequence ATGCAAACTGACACCCTCGTCGAGACGCTCGATACCCACACCGCCGGCGAACCGACCAGAATCGTTACCAGCGGGTTCGACCGTTCGACGATCCGGGGCGGCAGCGTCGCCGCCCAGCGCGACCGGTTCGCCGACGCGCTGGACTGGTTGCGCGAACTGCTCCTCTGTGAACCGCGCGGCCACGACGATATGTTCGGCGCTGTACCGGTCGAACCGGCCGCTGACCACGCCGACCTCGGGCTGTTCTTCATGGACAGCCGGGGGTACCTCGATATGTGCGGCCACGGGACCATCGGTGCCGTGACCGCCCTGATCGAGACGGGCCAGCTCTCGCCCGCTGAGACTATCGTCGTCGAGACGCCGGCCGGGCTTGTCGAAACCCGGCCGACCGTTTCTGACGGTCGCGTTGAAGATGTCACGGTTCGAAACGTCGAATCGTTCGTCTGCGACGGAGTGTCTGTCTCCCTCGACCACCTCGGCGCTGTCGCCTCACTTGACGCTGCCGACCCGACCGACGATTCGCTCTCGGTGCCGGTGGATATCGTTTCGGCCGGCAACGTCTTCGCGATGGTCGAGGCCGATGCGGTCGGCCTGTCAGTCGAGACGGCATCGGTCGACGCGTTTGTCGAGTACGGCAGAGCTATCCGGCGCGCGGTCAACGAGCGAGGCGATGTCGTCGACCCCGTCACCGGCGAGGCGAGACAGGTTTCCATTGTCGAGTTCTACGAGCACGGTGCCGAAGCCGACCGCAACGTCGTCGTTTTCGGTGACGGACAGGTCGACCGTTCACCCTGTGGCACCGGCACCTGTGCGAAGATGATGCTGCTGCACCACGAGGGCGACCTCGATGTCGACGAGCCGTACCGCTACGAGAGCGTCATCGGCACGCGCTTCACCGGTCGACTGGTCGATATCGAGCGGCGCAACGGTATCGACGTCGGGACACCGGAGGTGACCGGGTCGGCGTACATCACCGGTCGCCACACGTTCATGCGCGACGAACGCGACGACCTCGGCGGGTTCTCGCTCCGGTCCTGA
- a CDS encoding MBL fold metallo-hydrolase produces MNVQFLGGAREIGRSAVLIDESLLLDFGMLTDSPPQFPVRTPSPDAVVVSHGHLDHVGNIPALVSGDARPPIHWTPPTYELAMTLARDTLKLHGGTVNCPFTETNVRRVTQVSETHGYRESFEAAGYEVTFYNAGHIPGSAHVLVDDGDTRLLYTGDFHTVDQRLVSGTTARPDADAIICESTYSDVDHDPRDTVEGRFVESVETTLWEGGTVVVPAFAIGRTQEMLLICEAHDIPCYVDGMGKQVTEMLGQYPEFVRDATALQRAKSHARFVTGKDGQRKRISDQKAAIVTTSGMLSGGPAMTYIPSIRGNPMNKITMTGYQVEGTPGRDLIETGRAEIDGRVMPVSARVEQYDFSAHADRGGLLEYLESYRDTPVLVNHGDRCVAFATTLCENGYDATAPELGATIAV; encoded by the coding sequence ATGAACGTTCAGTTTCTCGGCGGCGCTCGTGAGATCGGACGGAGCGCCGTCCTCATCGACGAGTCGCTCCTGCTGGATTTCGGGATGCTGACCGACTCGCCACCACAGTTTCCGGTGCGTACGCCCTCACCGGACGCCGTCGTCGTTTCCCACGGTCACCTCGATCACGTCGGGAACATCCCGGCCTTGGTATCGGGCGACGCACGGCCACCGATTCACTGGACGCCGCCGACGTACGAACTGGCGATGACGCTCGCGCGGGACACGCTCAAACTCCACGGCGGGACGGTCAACTGTCCGTTCACTGAGACCAACGTCAGGCGAGTCACGCAAGTGTCGGAGACCCACGGCTACCGCGAGTCGTTCGAGGCCGCCGGCTACGAGGTCACGTTCTACAACGCCGGCCACATCCCGGGAAGTGCGCACGTCCTCGTCGACGATGGCGACACCCGCCTCCTCTACACGGGTGATTTCCACACTGTCGACCAGCGCCTCGTGTCGGGGACGACGGCCCGCCCCGACGCGGACGCGATCATCTGCGAGAGCACCTACTCCGATGTCGATCACGACCCCAGAGACACGGTCGAGGGACGGTTCGTCGAAAGCGTCGAAACGACGCTCTGGGAAGGCGGCACCGTCGTCGTGCCCGCCTTCGCCATCGGTCGAACGCAGGAGATGCTCCTCATCTGTGAGGCGCACGACATCCCGTGTTACGTCGACGGAATGGGGAAGCAGGTGACCGAGATGCTCGGACAGTACCCCGAGTTCGTCCGCGACGCGACCGCGCTTCAGCGGGCGAAATCCCACGCTCGGTTTGTTACGGGCAAGGACGGCCAGCGCAAGCGTATCTCCGATCAAAAGGCGGCTATCGTCACCACCAGCGGGATGCTCTCGGGCGGCCCAGCGATGACGTATATTCCTTCGATTCGGGGAAACCCGATGAACAAGATCACGATGACCGGATATCAGGTCGAGGGGACGCCGGGACGGGACCTCATAGAGACGGGGCGCGCCGAGATAGACGGTCGGGTTATGCCGGTCAGCGCGCGGGTCGAGCAGTACGACTTTTCCGCACACGCTGATCGCGGTGGACTGCTAGAATACCTCGAGAGCTACCGTGACACGCCGGTGCTCGTGAACCACGGCGACCGCTGTGTGGCCTTTGCAACCACGCTCTGCGAGAACGGCTACGACGCGACAGCGCCCGAGTTAGGTGCGACTATCGCCGTGTAG
- a CDS encoding CNNM domain-containing protein, translating into MQSVEIAVRLLAGVALILANGFFVAIEFALTRARQYDESEFDEPSLRRAWEMTDDLEIYLTSCQVGITASSIAVGIVAEPALAAIFEPYFQSSALAGVGAGAAIAFLIINLVHLTHGEQTPTYLGVERAKFVCRYGATPLYYFAWVISPIIKVGDGVAKWTLGLFGVEMSGAWLETEVDSIESRAELRNELGSVLDRGDVPAERREEVLAAFRVGDREVGEVMVSREDIVALSPTDDDATNAERIAETPHTRYPLVGETLEEFLGIVYIPALVDEREEQDGSGGLLDGIDLEEVASPPMTMSPDSTVSDAIDQFQAERQELAFVLEDGEVVGLVTVTDLLEEVVGDIQDPMDAEAGVA; encoded by the coding sequence ATGCAATCAGTCGAGATCGCGGTCAGGCTGCTTGCAGGGGTCGCCCTGATCCTCGCAAACGGCTTCTTCGTCGCCATCGAGTTCGCGCTGACGAGGGCCAGACAGTACGACGAGTCCGAGTTCGACGAACCCAGCCTCCGGCGGGCTTGGGAGATGACTGACGACCTCGAAATCTACCTGACGAGCTGTCAGGTCGGCATTACCGCCTCCAGTATCGCGGTCGGTATCGTCGCCGAGCCGGCGCTGGCGGCCATCTTCGAGCCGTATTTCCAGTCTTCGGCGCTGGCCGGGGTCGGGGCTGGCGCGGCCATCGCGTTCCTCATCATCAATCTCGTCCATCTGACTCACGGCGAGCAGACGCCGACGTACCTCGGCGTCGAGCGCGCGAAGTTCGTCTGCCGGTACGGTGCGACGCCGCTGTACTACTTCGCGTGGGTCATCTCGCCGATTATCAAGGTCGGCGACGGCGTCGCGAAGTGGACGCTGGGGTTGTTCGGCGTCGAGATGTCCGGCGCGTGGCTCGAAACCGAAGTCGATAGCATCGAGTCTCGGGCCGAACTGCGCAACGAACTCGGCTCCGTCCTCGACCGCGGCGACGTACCGGCGGAGCGCCGTGAGGAGGTACTGGCGGCGTTCCGGGTCGGCGACCGCGAAGTCGGCGAGGTGATGGTCTCGCGAGAAGACATCGTTGCGCTGTCGCCCACCGACGACGACGCGACCAACGCCGAGCGGATCGCCGAGACGCCCCACACCCGCTATCCGCTCGTCGGCGAGACGCTCGAAGAGTTCCTCGGCATCGTCTACATCCCCGCCCTCGTCGACGAGCGCGAGGAGCAGGACGGGTCGGGCGGCCTGCTGGACGGCATTGACCTCGAAGAGGTCGCCTCGCCGCCGATGACAATGTCGCCAGACTCGACCGTCAGTGACGCCATCGACCAGTTTCAGGCCGAGCGTCAGGAACTCGCGTTTGTTCTTGAAGACGGTGAAGTCGTCGGGCTGGTGACCGTCACCGACCTCCTCGAAGAGGTCGTCGGCGACATTCAGGACCCGATGGACGCCGAAGCTGGCGTCGCCTGA
- a CDS encoding AI-2E family transporter, producing the protein MVTRRRTYVLAGLLVLTGCLTTVLLARVLSTIFFAITVAYVLFPVSEWLGRNGLNKRLSAAVTTGIAFVVGTLVFVPLAAVLYLRRRDLFTFFQQLPSVVTLDFGGFSYPVEIDPTLTAARETLTAIAVDLAAESPVLALKAVLFAILVYAMLWQPKVPKKAVYRTVPASYHEVVNRLHQRLRGTLYAIYVLQAATAFGTFVVAWVVFWLLGYQGAFALAVIAGVLQFIPVIGPSVVVLTIAGADIINGNITGAILVTVFGLVFVGFLPDAVIRPKLARYTTGLPASLYFVGFTGGVLTLGVIGFIAGPVVIALLVELSSLLTNEQQGDQQRLT; encoded by the coding sequence GTGGTAACACGCCGACGTACCTACGTCCTCGCGGGCCTGCTTGTTCTCACCGGCTGCCTAACGACAGTCCTGCTCGCGCGGGTGCTATCGACGATTTTCTTCGCAATCACAGTCGCGTACGTGCTGTTTCCCGTCTCGGAGTGGCTCGGACGCAATGGGCTCAACAAGCGGCTGTCGGCGGCCGTGACGACGGGCATCGCCTTCGTCGTCGGAACGCTCGTGTTCGTCCCACTCGCGGCCGTGCTGTATCTGCGCCGCCGGGACCTGTTTACCTTCTTCCAACAGCTCCCGTCGGTGGTGACCCTCGATTTCGGCGGGTTCAGTTACCCGGTCGAAATCGATCCAACGCTGACGGCCGCCCGGGAGACACTCACGGCTATCGCGGTGGATCTGGCCGCTGAATCACCCGTGCTGGCGCTGAAGGCTGTGCTGTTTGCCATTCTCGTCTATGCGATGCTCTGGCAGCCAAAGGTTCCGAAAAAGGCCGTCTATCGGACGGTGCCGGCGTCGTATCACGAGGTCGTCAACCGCCTGCACCAGCGGCTTCGGGGAACGCTGTACGCGATATACGTCCTTCAGGCGGCGACAGCGTTCGGGACCTTCGTCGTGGCATGGGTCGTGTTCTGGCTGCTGGGCTATCAGGGAGCGTTCGCGCTGGCTGTGATCGCCGGCGTCCTGCAGTTCATCCCCGTCATCGGCCCCAGCGTCGTCGTCCTCACCATCGCTGGCGCGGACATCATCAACGGCAATATCACTGGGGCGATACTGGTGACCGTGTTCGGCCTCGTCTTCGTCGGCTTTCTCCCCGACGCGGTTATCAGGCCGAAGCTCGCCCGCTACACGACCGGCCTTCCAGCCAGCCTCTACTTCGTCGGGTTCACCGGCGGGGTGTTGACGCTGGGCGTCATCGGCTTCATCGCCGGGCCGGTCGTTATCGCGCTACTGGTCGAACTGTCGTCGCTGTTGACGAACGAGCAACAGGGGGACCAGCAGAGGCTGACGTGA
- a CDS encoding DUF5518 domain-containing protein has translation MSLQFEVSKTWQCALIGGLVPALFTIGQVLQSSSNITFHGLFLGSAVAGYLIKRHGGTGTAAGHRAGLIGGLPALWSLKELLVAVPTVPNPLWFRAVGLIMTLVVGVWLLALPVLVGALAGRFGGWLAERQGHPRIPAAGS, from the coding sequence ATGTCCCTCCAGTTCGAGGTATCGAAGACATGGCAATGCGCCCTCATCGGCGGCCTCGTCCCCGCGCTGTTTACGATTGGGCAGGTGTTGCAGTCGTCGTCGAACATCACCTTTCACGGGCTATTCCTCGGCAGCGCCGTCGCGGGGTATCTGATCAAGCGCCACGGTGGAACGGGGACCGCCGCTGGGCACAGGGCCGGCCTCATCGGGGGACTCCCAGCTCTCTGGTCGCTGAAAGAGCTGTTGGTGGCAGTACCGACGGTTCCCAACCCGCTGTGGTTCCGGGCTGTCGGCCTCATCATGACACTGGTCGTCGGCGTGTGGCTGCTGGCACTTCCGGTGCTGGTCGGTGCTCTGGCCGGTCGCTTCGGCGGCTGGCTGGCCGAGCGACAGGGCCACCCGCGAATCCCCGCAGCGGGTAGCTGA
- a CDS encoding DUF3368 domain-containing protein, translating to MTDGDRTVLVDASVFITLADTGSADLLTGLDGSVVIPDCVRQEITSDPAAKTLSDAVADGLITCPEPVPDAAVEEAASHLGRSEEEVQGDAVLLAHALVEDDPVVITDDNPLRQTSKALSIPISGSIGVLVRTVERGDVDSDAAKETLYAMDEVGARLSASLVKRAERLIDDAAD from the coding sequence ATGACTGACGGCGACCGAACGGTTCTGGTAGATGCCAGCGTATTCATCACACTAGCTGATACTGGGAGCGCTGACCTGCTTACCGGACTCGATGGTTCAGTCGTCATTCCCGACTGCGTTCGCCAAGAGATTACCAGTGACCCGGCAGCGAAAACGCTGTCCGACGCCGTCGCTGACGGCTTGATCACCTGCCCAGAGCCTGTTCCCGATGCTGCCGTTGAGGAGGCAGCCAGCCACCTCGGCCGTTCCGAGGAGGAAGTTCAAGGAGATGCCGTACTGCTGGCTCACGCACTAGTCGAAGATGACCCCGTCGTCATTACCGACGATAACCCTCTCAGACAGACCTCCAAGGCGCTGTCGATACCGATCTCTGGGTCGATTGGTGTCCTCGTACGGACTGTCGAGCGGGGTGATGTCGATTCGGACGCCGCAAAGGAGACACTCTATGCGATGGATGAAGTCGGAGCCCGCCTCAGTGCGAGTCTCGTAAAGCGAGCGGAGCGATTGATCGACGACGCGGCCGATTAG